A DNA window from Tachysurus vachellii isolate PV-2020 chromosome 20, HZAU_Pvac_v1, whole genome shotgun sequence contains the following coding sequences:
- the kmt5aa gene encoding N-lysine methyltransferase KMT5A-A: MNAEVLCNGRTTLHSFLSHQPSKAHHHEEISVQVIQEGKPSRIFCTQTETHNNSKRHSTVNGELILPTMAVNEDLHTLTHKAEEKSKPKQGVQAHFSTPGAVTTEVKNARAPCPKKAGCRRVKAGKSTGRVAESKNSNNRKVTDYYPIRRSSRKSKTELKCEQKKHLDELITNGIEDGMIVKYIEGKGRGVFATHSFQKGQYVVEYHGDLLLQTDAKKREAVYAQDPATGCYMYYFQHLTKTYCVDATKETDRLGRLINHSKNGNCQTKLHDINGIPHLILVASRDIKEGEELLYDYGDRSKASIAAHPWLKH, encoded by the exons GAAGTATTATGCAATGGACGTACTACACTTCACAGTTTTTTGAGCCACCAGCCGTCAAAGGCACATCATCATGAGGAAATCTCTGTCCAGGTCATCCAAGAGGGGAAACCCTCAAGGATATTTTgcacacagactgagacacacaatAATT CCAAAAGACACAGTACTGTAAACGGAGAGCTTATTCTCCCCACAATGGCTGTGAATGAAGACCtccacactttaacacacaaggcagaggaaaAGAGCAAACCGAAGCAAGGCGTGCAGGCCCATTTTTCCACACCAGGTGCAGTTACTACAGAAGTCAAAAACGCTCGCGCACCATGTCCAAAGAAGGCCGGCTGCCGTAGAGTCAAAGCGGGGAAGTCTACAGGGAGAGT TGCAGAAAGCAAGAATTCCAATAACCGAAAAGTCACCGATTACTATCCCATACGGAGAAGCTCACGTAAGAGCAAAACTGaattaaag TGTGAACAGAAGAAACACCTAGACGAGCTGATCACAAACGGGATAGAGGACGGCATGATT GTGAAGTATATCGAAGGAAAGGGAAGGGGAGTCTTTGCCACACATAGCTTCCAGAAAGGGCAGTACGTAGTGGAATATCACGGCGACCTGTTGCTGCAAACCGACGCCAAAAAAAGGGAGGCTGTATACGCACAAGACCCAGCTACAGGCTGCTACATGTACTACTTCCAACATCTCACCAAAACCTATTG CGTGGATGCTACAAAGGAAACGGACCGCTTAGGAAGGCTCATCAATCACAGCAAGAATGGCAACTGTCAGACCAAACTCCATGATATCAATGGAATACCTCACCTGATCCTAGTGGCCTCTCGAGATATAAAGGAGGGAGAAGAGTTGCTGTATGACTACGGAGACCGAAGCAAAGCCTCTATAGCCGCTCACCCGTGGCTCAAACACTGA